A section of the Triticum dicoccoides isolate Atlit2015 ecotype Zavitan chromosome 7A, WEW_v2.0, whole genome shotgun sequence genome encodes:
- the LOC119329601 gene encoding phosphopantothenoylcysteine decarboxylase-like, with protein sequence MATSEPVQESWELEPSRPRVLLAASGSVAAIKFESLCRVFSEWAEVRAVATKSSLHFIERSSLPSDVILYTDDDEWSTWTKIGDEVLHIELRKWADIMVIAPLSANTLAKIAGGLCDNLLTCIVRAWDYKKPIFAAPAMNTFMWNNPFTARHIETINQLGISLVPPTTKRLACGDYGNGAMAEPSQIHTTVRLACKSHTFGTGNSPAIPSSSHPV encoded by the exons ATGGCTACATCAGAACCGGTACAGGAAAGCTGGGAGCTGGAACCCAGTAGGCCTCGGGTCCTCCTTGCTGCTTCAGGGAGTGTAGCTGCTATAAAATTCGAGAGCCTCTGTCGTGTCTTCTCCGAGTGGGCGGAAGTCCGAGCTGTGGCGACCAAGTCATCATTGCACTTTATTGAGAGATCATCTCTGCCTAGCGACGTCATTCTTTACACTGATGATGATGAGTGGTCTACCTGGACGAAGATAGGAGACGAGGTTCTGCACATAGAGCTGCGGAAGTGGGCAGACATCATGGTGATCGCCCCCTTATCAGCAAACACTCTGGCCAAG ATCGCTGGTGGGTTATGCGACAACCTCCTGACATGCATAGTGCGGGCGTGGGACTACAAGAAGCCGATCTTCGCCGCTCCAGCCATGAACACCTTCATGTGGAACAACCCGTTCACGGCGCGCCACATCGAGACGATCAACCAACTCGGGATTTCCTTGGTCCCACCCACCACGAAGAGGCTGGCCTGCGGCGACTACGGGAACGGCGCGATGGCTGAGCCTTCGCAGATCCATACGACCGTGAGGCTCGCGTGCAAGTCACATACGTTCGGCACGGGCAATTCACCCGCGATCCCTTCCAGCAGCCACCCTGTCTAG
- the LOC119331566 gene encoding uncharacterized protein LOC119331566: MVDKGAARRAMQFRMPRRRRADAASAAAAASGGGGRRKRVAVARLGGDGGGRGGSAERRRLFGALRRVRVRWLAALYRRTLRRLRASYARALRELVEGRALLGALNAPAGVECSRAASFGPMATVGF; encoded by the coding sequence ATGGTGGACAAGGGGGCGGCGAGGAGGGCCATGCAGTTCCGCATGCCGCGGCGCCGGAGGGCGGACGCGgcgtcggcagcggcagcggcgagcgGGGGCGGCGGGCGGAGGAAGAGGGTGGCGGTGGCGAGGCTGGGCGGCGATGGAGGCGGCCGCGGCGGGTCGGCTGAGCGGAGAAGGCTCTTCGGGGCGCTGCGGCGGGTGCGGGTGCGGTGGCTGGCGGCGCTGTACAGGCGGACGCTGCGGCGGCTGCGCGCCAGCTACGCCAGGGCCCTCCGCGAGCTCGTCGAGGGCAGGGCGCTCCTGGGCGCCCTCAACGCGCCCGCCGGCGTCGAGTGCTCCCGCGCCGCGTCGTTCGGGCCGATGGCCACCGTCGGGTTCTGA